From Chryseobacterium shandongense, the proteins below share one genomic window:
- a CDS encoding DUF4197 family protein has product MKKYIIAAAFMVGTGAIINTTMQSCTTLATSDLGLSVIKRFLLNGIDKGVNIYSNREAFLQNNMVDKALPKQLREINSILEKVAPSLVAKEREYIADAAVYTVNVSKPILVNAVNSLNAQDVTRIIQGEKGTATLILKEKTSQQLIAAITPKVEEQLNQYGITRSINTALSGSNLLNGLLGGGKTTINSGGLSQLASEQLVNGLFNIIEDYEVQNSSSLLGPLGR; this is encoded by the coding sequence ATGAAAAAGTACATTATCGCTGCTGCCTTTATGGTAGGGACGGGAGCTATCATCAATACAACAATGCAGTCATGCACTACGCTGGCAACATCTGATCTCGGTTTATCGGTAATCAAAAGATTTCTTTTGAACGGAATAGACAAAGGTGTAAATATTTACAGCAACAGAGAAGCATTCCTGCAAAATAATATGGTAGATAAGGCTCTTCCGAAACAGTTGAGAGAAATCAATTCCATACTGGAAAAAGTCGCTCCATCTCTTGTTGCTAAGGAGAGAGAATATATTGCAGATGCCGCCGTGTATACCGTGAATGTTTCAAAACCTATTCTTGTAAATGCTGTCAATAGTCTTAATGCGCAGGATGTCACAAGAATTATCCAGGGAGAAAAAGGAACTGCCACACTTATTTTGAAAGAAAAAACATCACAGCAGTTGATCGCAGCCATTACACCGAAAGTTGAAGAACAGCTAAATCAATATGGTATCACAAGAAGTATAAACACCGCTTTATCAGGAAGCAATCTTTTAAATGGCCTGCTTGGAGGTGGTAAAACTACAATTAATTCGGGTGGACTGAGTCAGCTGGCGTCTGAACAACTGGTAAACGGTCTTTTCAACATTATTGAAGATTACGAAGTTCAGAATTCGAGTTCCCTTTTAGGGCCTCTTGGAAGATAG
- a CDS encoding SusC/RagA family TonB-linked outer membrane protein, which yields MKQRDLKYSCLIAVLYFGMNVNAQTTPNDTVSKEQKIEEVVMIGYGSQKKENITGSIGVISAKDLADRPNANALSSVQGKASGVQIFNSATPGSSPRVDIRGIGSLTGSTVYIVDGSITTDISYLNPQDIESMSILKDPASLAIFGAQAGNGAVIIKTKSGRGKKPTFNVSSYLGIKTVTNVPKMVNSDQYIELYNEKLMNDNGSSAGSISRANFPADTNWFKEVLRPSTINSNDFSASGSVGKLSYYGSVGYLEDEGNLDAGKGINSGSNFKRFTAKGNLSYKITDNITVGDNFTFSKMTTNIASNPLLNAYNAPPVYFPINPSTGDYQYFTLVTVNNPRAQLDLFRSQNRQQRMLNNVWAEVKFLKDFTFRSSLTNDNLNSSLYEYTPVMQYVPQPGKSSLVTRNSRNRDYVWDNTLTWKKAFGSHNLDILGGFSRTQNYYTQSYWNANNVMYDGTNGSLEIANGTDIFGYEYRPSLNVVPYKNRIESFFGRVNYDYAGKYLVNASIRRDGSSNFSSDDRVEIFPSVSAGWVISKEGFMSNQNIFNLLKLRGSWGRTGNPNVVRSYDNITSILNSGAYYGNAGYPAQTIDLLIDPTIGWEITTGKDIGVEMAFLNNKLKFEATYFDKDTKDVVYGIVQGTVSGASNWNNYVTNAFSFNNRGMELSVNYDTKLSETVRIGFYGNFTSLKNEITSVYGNSYLNTGVSLFGNPIVRLQAGQSVGSYYGYEVAGVFQTNAEAAASGQTGAKAGWFKFVDQDGNGVIDERDKTFLGSPVPKGTYGFGFNMNVSNFDFAIDFQGVFGNKIYNYNREQRFGNESWDLDFYNNRWNGPGTSNSYSMVTNNQSVILPSSFYVENGGYFRIRNIQVGYTLPKGFAKLPNFSRVRIYLSAQNPWTTFKYHGFSPEINNTDRVQMGIDNNIYPLSAIYTFGTNITF from the coding sequence ATGAAACAACGTGATTTAAAGTATTCATGTCTCATTGCTGTTTTATACTTCGGTATGAACGTCAATGCACAAACCACACCAAACGATACTGTTTCAAAAGAACAGAAGATTGAGGAAGTGGTGATGATTGGATATGGCTCTCAGAAAAAAGAAAATATTACAGGAAGTATTGGTGTGATTTCTGCAAAAGACCTAGCTGATAGACCAAACGCGAATGCGTTAAGTTCTGTACAGGGAAAAGCGTCTGGTGTTCAGATTTTTAACTCTGCTACCCCAGGAAGTTCTCCAAGAGTAGATATACGTGGTATTGGATCACTAACGGGAAGTACTGTATACATTGTTGATGGTTCTATTACTACTGATATTTCTTATCTAAATCCTCAGGATATTGAATCCATGAGTATTTTGAAAGATCCGGCAAGTTTAGCAATCTTCGGAGCACAGGCCGGAAATGGAGCTGTCATCATCAAAACGAAAAGCGGAAGAGGTAAAAAGCCTACTTTTAATGTGAGTTCTTATTTAGGAATAAAAACAGTTACTAACGTTCCTAAAATGGTTAATTCCGATCAATACATTGAGCTCTATAATGAAAAACTTATGAATGATAACGGGTCGTCAGCAGGATCTATTTCAAGAGCAAATTTTCCGGCAGATACCAATTGGTTTAAAGAAGTTTTAAGACCAAGTACAATTAATTCCAATGACTTTTCGGCATCCGGCTCTGTAGGAAAACTCTCTTATTACGGGAGTGTAGGATATCTTGAAGATGAAGGAAACCTTGATGCAGGAAAAGGAATCAATTCAGGAAGTAATTTTAAAAGATTTACGGCTAAAGGAAACTTAAGTTATAAAATTACAGACAATATTACCGTTGGAGATAATTTTACATTCTCCAAAATGACTACTAATATTGCGAGTAACCCACTTTTAAATGCTTATAATGCACCACCTGTATACTTTCCAATAAATCCTTCAACAGGCGATTATCAGTACTTTACTTTAGTTACTGTTAACAATCCTAGAGCACAGCTGGATTTATTCAGATCACAAAACAGACAGCAGAGGATGCTCAATAATGTTTGGGCAGAAGTAAAGTTCTTAAAGGATTTTACCTTTAGAAGTAGCTTGACAAATGATAATCTTAATTCAAGTCTTTATGAATATACTCCGGTAATGCAGTATGTCCCGCAACCTGGTAAATCTTCTTTAGTAACGAGAAATTCTAGAAACAGAGACTATGTTTGGGATAATACATTAACATGGAAAAAAGCTTTTGGAAGTCATAACTTAGATATACTCGGCGGTTTTTCCAGAACGCAGAATTATTACACTCAATCCTATTGGAATGCTAATAATGTAATGTATGATGGTACCAATGGCTCACTGGAAATTGCTAATGGCACAGATATTTTCGGATATGAATATAGACCGAGTTTAAATGTAGTTCCATACAAAAACAGAATTGAATCATTCTTTGGAAGAGTTAATTACGACTATGCTGGAAAATACTTAGTGAATGCTTCCATTCGTAGAGATGGATCTTCTAACTTTTCTTCTGATGACAGAGTAGAAATATTCCCGTCAGTAAGTGCGGGATGGGTAATTTCGAAAGAAGGATTCATGAGCAACCAGAATATTTTTAATCTATTAAAATTAAGAGGGAGCTGGGGAAGAACGGGTAATCCGAATGTTGTTAGGTCTTATGATAATATAACAAGTATACTTAATTCCGGTGCATACTATGGCAATGCAGGATATCCTGCACAAACGATAGACTTACTAATTGACCCTACCATAGGCTGGGAAATTACTACAGGGAAAGATATTGGTGTAGAAATGGCTTTTCTTAATAATAAGCTTAAATTTGAAGCAACCTACTTTGATAAGGATACAAAAGATGTAGTATACGGTATCGTACAGGGAACTGTTTCAGGAGCAAGCAACTGGAATAATTATGTTACCAATGCATTTTCATTCAACAACAGAGGGATGGAACTTTCTGTAAATTATGACACAAAATTATCAGAAACAGTAAGAATAGGATTCTACGGTAACTTTACATCATTGAAAAATGAAATTACTTCTGTTTACGGAAACTCTTACTTAAATACAGGAGTAAGTTTATTTGGAAACCCTATAGTTAGATTACAGGCAGGTCAGTCTGTGGGTTCATATTATGGTTATGAAGTTGCTGGAGTATTCCAGACAAATGCTGAAGCTGCTGCTTCTGGCCAGACCGGAGCAAAAGCGGGTTGGTTCAAATTTGTAGATCAGGACGGTAACGGTGTTATCGACGAAAGGGATAAAACCTTTTTAGGAAGCCCGGTACCAAAAGGGACTTATGGTTTCGGATTTAATATGAATGTCTCCAACTTTGATTTTGCTATAGATTTCCAGGGAGTATTTGGAAACAAAATATACAATTATAATCGTGAGCAGAGATTTGGTAATGAAAGCTGGGATCTAGATTTCTATAATAACAGATGGAATGGACCTGGTACATCAAATTCTTATTCTATGGTTACCAATAATCAATCTGTAATCTTGCCAAGTAGTTTTTATGTAGAAAATGGTGGATATTTCCGAATTAGAAATATCCAAGTAGGATATACATTGCCAAAAGGTTTTGCAAAATTGCCAAATTTTAGCAGGGTAAGAATTTATTTAAGCGCACAGAACCCATGGACTACTTTCAAATACCATGGTTTTTCACCTGAAATCAACAATACCGACAGAGTACAAATGGGTATAGATAATAATATTTATCCGTTATCTGCAATTTATACGTTTGGTACAAACATAACTTTTTAA
- a CDS encoding RagB/SusD family nutrient uptake outer membrane protein, whose amino-acid sequence MRKILISAVLFSLVFSCKDDYLDTERVGATDASSFFKTEADAMQATNAIYVALRSWENSAFPAQYVFGVPADDVEKGSNPGDASFINAYDQFTYTASDSGVEGYWIGQWQFVNRCNQVITNVPTIDMDATLKNRLVAEAKMLRAYFYFNLVRIYGGVPIFDGVQTNYNIPRNSVDEVYNFIISDLTSAAAVLPQSYPASDLGRMTKGGALGLLSKVYLYKKDWQKAYDASNQVIAMGYNLDPDFNHLFRPAGEFGSESVIEVNCQCSTEFGGSQYAEVQGVRNQFGWGFFTPTAALESAFETGDIRKELTILRNGETTPEGDLIQKGDPQAGNVWNQKVYVPKSLNNNACGYGSIQNIRILRFAEVLLINAEAANELGNTTAAITNLNKVRTRAQLAGTTATTQSALRAAIWRERRVELAMEGDRFVDLVRTGQAATVLASYGFKAGKNEVFPIPLNSINQSSGILTQNPGY is encoded by the coding sequence ATGAGAAAAATACTTATATCAGCCGTTTTATTTTCGTTAGTCTTTAGCTGTAAAGACGATTATTTAGATACGGAAAGAGTAGGGGCTACAGATGCTTCTTCGTTTTTCAAAACTGAGGCAGATGCTATGCAGGCTACCAATGCAATTTATGTTGCATTAAGAAGCTGGGAAAATTCTGCATTTCCTGCTCAGTATGTTTTTGGAGTTCCTGCAGATGATGTAGAAAAAGGATCAAATCCTGGAGATGCTTCTTTCATAAATGCTTATGATCAATTTACTTATACTGCAAGTGATTCAGGTGTAGAAGGGTATTGGATTGGCCAATGGCAATTCGTAAACAGATGTAATCAGGTAATTACAAATGTACCAACTATTGATATGGATGCTACTCTTAAAAATCGTTTAGTAGCTGAAGCCAAGATGCTTAGGGCGTATTTTTACTTCAATCTGGTAAGAATTTACGGAGGAGTTCCAATTTTTGATGGAGTACAGACTAATTATAATATTCCAAGAAACTCTGTAGATGAAGTATATAATTTCATTATTTCTGATCTTACAAGTGCGGCTGCTGTTTTACCTCAATCATATCCTGCTTCAGATTTAGGAAGAATGACAAAAGGCGGAGCGTTAGGACTTTTATCAAAAGTGTATTTATACAAAAAAGACTGGCAGAAAGCGTATGATGCTTCTAATCAGGTAATTGCAATGGGTTATAATCTTGACCCTGATTTTAATCACTTATTCCGTCCTGCGGGAGAGTTTGGATCAGAATCGGTTATTGAAGTAAACTGTCAATGTTCCACAGAATTCGGAGGAAGTCAGTATGCAGAAGTTCAAGGAGTTAGAAATCAGTTTGGATGGGGCTTTTTCACGCCGACAGCGGCTTTAGAATCAGCTTTTGAAACAGGAGATATCCGTAAAGAATTAACAATTTTGAGAAATGGTGAAACTACTCCTGAAGGAGATTTAATTCAAAAAGGAGATCCTCAGGCTGGAAATGTGTGGAATCAAAAAGTATATGTTCCAAAATCTCTAAATAATAATGCTTGTGGATATGGATCTATACAAAATATCAGAATCTTAAGATTTGCTGAAGTTCTTTTAATCAATGCTGAAGCAGCTAATGAATTAGGAAACACAACCGCTGCGATTACCAATCTTAATAAAGTAAGAACAAGAGCACAATTGGCAGGAACTACCGCTACAACACAATCTGCATTAAGAGCCGCTATCTGGCGTGAGCGTAGAGTGGAACTTGCAATGGAAGGAGACCGTTTTGTAGATCTAGTGAGAACAGGACAGGCAGCAACTGTTTTGGCATCATATGGATTTAAAGCCGGGAAAAATGAAGTATTCCCAATTCCTTTAAACTCAATAAATCAAAGTAGTGGTATCTTAACCCAGAACCCCGGCTACTAA
- a CDS encoding glucoamylase family protein, with protein MKRIIASIALLSLFTVSCKNSQLSQQQTSKSHTVKNDITDEQLMDRVQKDALKYFWDYAEPNSKLGRERYHEDNIYPDNDKHVVTTGGSGFGLATVLVGVERGFVSRKEAVKRLTVMMDFLAKADRHKGAWSHWINGETGKTVPFGKKDNGGDLVETAFLTSGILMVREYFKNGNAEEKALAKKCDELWKGIQWSWYTKGGEKVLYWHWSPNYGWEMNFPLEGYNECLITYILAASSPTYPIDAETYYKGWTRNGTYLSDKTKYGLPLYVKHNGAEEYGGPLFWAHYSYIGLDPTNLSDKLIKNYFDLNKNQVLIDYKYCIENPKNWKGYGPDYWGLTASYSRNSDGTTGYDAHFPKNDKGVITPTAALSSFPYAPKESMDFLRFIYTQKPEFIGAAGPYDATSINYNNWFTPRYLAIDQGTIAPMIENYRTGFLWKLFMNAPEIQQGLKKLSFKSEKYNIK; from the coding sequence ATGAAGAGGATAATAGCATCAATCGCTTTACTATCTCTATTCACGGTTTCATGTAAAAATTCGCAGTTGTCGCAACAGCAGACTTCGAAATCACATACCGTGAAAAATGATATCACAGATGAACAATTAATGGACAGGGTGCAGAAAGATGCATTAAAATATTTCTGGGATTACGCAGAACCCAACTCTAAGCTGGGACGCGAACGTTACCATGAAGACAATATCTATCCGGATAATGATAAACATGTTGTTACCACGGGTGGTTCCGGATTTGGCTTGGCTACTGTTTTGGTAGGTGTTGAAAGAGGTTTTGTTTCAAGAAAAGAAGCGGTGAAAAGATTGACTGTAATGATGGATTTCCTCGCGAAGGCAGATCGTCACAAAGGAGCATGGTCGCATTGGATTAATGGTGAAACCGGTAAAACAGTACCATTCGGGAAAAAAGACAATGGGGGAGATTTAGTAGAAACGGCATTTTTAACTTCGGGAATTTTAATGGTCCGCGAATATTTCAAAAACGGAAATGCCGAAGAAAAAGCGCTTGCCAAAAAATGTGATGAACTCTGGAAAGGAATCCAGTGGAGCTGGTATACCAAAGGAGGAGAAAAAGTTTTGTACTGGCACTGGTCACCCAATTACGGCTGGGAAATGAATTTTCCGCTCGAAGGCTATAACGAATGTCTGATTACGTACATTTTGGCGGCATCATCCCCAACGTATCCAATCGATGCTGAAACCTACTACAAAGGCTGGACAAGAAACGGGACCTATCTTTCAGACAAAACAAAATACGGACTTCCTCTATACGTAAAGCACAACGGCGCAGAAGAATACGGAGGCCCTTTATTCTGGGCGCATTACTCATATATTGGTCTTGATCCTACCAACCTTTCAGACAAATTAATCAAAAATTATTTTGACCTCAACAAAAACCAGGTATTGATCGATTATAAATATTGTATCGAAAATCCTAAAAACTGGAAAGGATACGGGCCAGACTATTGGGGACTTACGGCAAGCTACTCCAGAAACAGTGACGGCACTACAGGGTACGATGCGCATTTTCCAAAAAATGATAAAGGTGTGATTACGCCAACTGCAGCATTGAGCAGTTTCCCATATGCTCCAAAAGAATCTATGGATTTTTTGAGGTTCATCTATACACAGAAGCCTGAATTTATTGGCGCTGCCGGACCTTACGATGCAACCTCAATCAATTACAACAATTGGTTTACTCCAAGATATCTCGCCATTGACCAAGGTACAATCGCACCAATGATCGAAAATTACAGAACCGGGTTTTTATGGAAATTATTCATGAATGCTCCGGAAATTCAGCAGGGGCTAAAGAAATTAAGCTTCAAATCGGAAAAATATAATATTAAATAA
- a CDS encoding carboxylesterase family protein, whose translation MKRKLKYALLLPFLFFIKANAQEIKAELNKEIKRQEKISYILDYPQNAKGNVPLIVFLHGSGERGNDLQKVKAHSPFTYKNLIKEPVAILAPQCPENTWWDTVTVYALIKEIQTKYKIDPSRIYLTGLSMGGWGTLKLAMEHPEMFAAVVSVCAPTDRVMYANIHQYKNLNMKIFHGGMDDIVLPENAFNFYQALHPVNPSAELTIFPNDNHNSWDSTYSNPKLYEWMLSKRIEK comes from the coding sequence ATGAAACGTAAACTAAAATACGCTTTGTTACTGCCGTTTTTGTTTTTCATAAAAGCAAATGCTCAGGAAATCAAAGCAGAATTAAATAAAGAAATCAAAAGACAGGAAAAGATTTCCTATATCCTCGATTATCCTCAGAATGCAAAAGGCAATGTACCGCTTATTGTTTTTCTTCACGGTTCCGGAGAACGCGGCAATGATTTGCAAAAAGTAAAAGCACACAGTCCGTTTACCTACAAAAACCTGATTAAGGAGCCTGTAGCAATTTTAGCTCCGCAATGTCCCGAAAATACATGGTGGGACACGGTTACGGTATATGCGCTGATTAAAGAAATTCAGACAAAATACAAAATCGATCCATCGAGGATCTACCTTACCGGACTTTCAATGGGAGGCTGGGGAACGTTGAAATTAGCAATGGAACATCCTGAAATGTTTGCCGCAGTTGTTTCCGTTTGTGCACCTACAGACAGAGTGATGTATGCCAATATCCATCAGTACAAGAATTTAAATATGAAAATTTTTCATGGCGGAATGGATGATATCGTGTTGCCGGAAAATGCATTTAATTTTTATCAGGCATTACATCCGGTAAACCCATCTGCAGAATTAACCATCTTTCCTAATGACAACCATAATTCATGGGATTCAACTTATTCAAACCCCAAATTGTATGAGTGGATGCTGTCAAAAAGAATAGAGAAGTAA
- the bglX gene encoding beta-glucosidase BglX produces the protein MKKLIVIATLALAPVFSAQEMVSQPVQSYQTAQYQAKKKAFVDNLLSKMTLDEKIGQLNLPSSGDFTTGLAKSSDIGKKVEQGLVGGLFNIKGADKIKAVQKVAVENSRLKIPLIFGMDVIHGYETTFPIPLGLASSWDMNLVQQSARVAAKEASADGINWTFSPMVDISREPRWGRVSEGSGEDPYLGSEIAKNMVYGYQGKDLSAGNTILACVKHFALYGAGEAGRDYNTVDMSHVRMFNEYFPPYKAAVDAGVASVMASFNEVDGVPATGNRWLQTEVLRNQWKFKGFVVTDYTGINEMMDHGMGDLQQVSALALKAGVDMDMVGEGFLTTLKKSLSEGKVTQAEIDMAARRVLEAKYDLGLFDNPYKHGDAKSAAKEVFSQENRNIAKNAAAQSMVLLKNENQTLPLKTTGTVAVIGPLVNNAINMTGTWSVAAKHEKSVNLVQGLQANYGKNVKFISAKGANIDYDAKLEEIYAAHGKKTDRDNRSKEALLKEAVDVANKADVIVLAIGESAEMSGESSSRTEITIPQSQVDLLNELKKTGKPIAMVLFTGRPLALTNVKDAPNAILNAWFPGSEAGNAIADVLFGKVNPSGKLPMTFPRSLGQVPIYYNAKNTGRPLDQKLVDKCEYQRFRSNYMDECNTPLYPFGYGLSYTKFNYSDITVSSANPKGNQTIQASVTVTNSGNYDGAEVVQLYIRDMVGSITRPVKELKGFQKVMLKKGESKKVTFSISPENLKFYNGDLKYDWEPGEFDIMIGTSSEEVKHSKINWTK, from the coding sequence ATGAAAAAGTTAATTGTAATCGCCACTTTAGCATTGGCTCCTGTATTTTCCGCACAGGAAATGGTATCACAGCCTGTCCAGTCGTATCAGACCGCTCAATATCAGGCTAAGAAGAAAGCTTTTGTAGATAATCTTTTGTCAAAAATGACTTTAGATGAGAAAATCGGACAGCTGAATTTACCAAGTTCAGGTGATTTTACAACCGGTCTGGCGAAAAGTTCAGACATCGGAAAAAAAGTTGAACAGGGATTAGTGGGTGGATTATTCAATATAAAAGGAGCAGATAAAATCAAAGCCGTTCAGAAAGTAGCTGTTGAAAACAGCCGTCTCAAAATTCCTTTGATCTTCGGAATGGATGTTATCCACGGATACGAAACAACTTTCCCGATTCCTCTGGGACTTGCCTCTTCATGGGATATGAATCTCGTTCAGCAATCTGCAAGAGTCGCTGCTAAAGAAGCCTCTGCAGACGGAATTAACTGGACATTCTCTCCAATGGTAGACATTTCCCGAGAACCGAGATGGGGAAGAGTATCTGAAGGTTCAGGAGAAGATCCGTATTTAGGCAGTGAAATTGCTAAAAATATGGTGTACGGATATCAGGGGAAAGATCTTTCAGCAGGAAATACCATTTTGGCCTGTGTAAAGCACTTTGCATTATACGGAGCAGGAGAAGCGGGAAGAGATTACAATACCGTTGATATGAGCCACGTAAGAATGTTCAATGAATATTTCCCGCCTTATAAAGCAGCGGTAGATGCAGGAGTAGCTTCTGTGATGGCGTCTTTCAATGAGGTGGATGGTGTTCCGGCTACCGGAAACAGATGGCTTCAGACCGAAGTACTGAGAAATCAATGGAAATTCAAAGGCTTTGTAGTAACCGATTATACCGGGATCAATGAAATGATGGATCACGGAATGGGAGATCTTCAGCAGGTATCTGCATTAGCCTTGAAAGCAGGTGTTGATATGGATATGGTGGGTGAAGGATTTTTAACCACACTTAAAAAATCTTTATCTGAAGGAAAAGTTACCCAGGCTGAAATCGATATGGCAGCCAGAAGAGTTCTTGAAGCAAAATATGATCTTGGATTATTCGATAATCCTTATAAGCATGGAGATGCGAAATCAGCAGCTAAAGAAGTTTTCAGTCAGGAAAACAGAAATATTGCCAAAAATGCTGCGGCCCAGTCTATGGTTCTATTAAAAAACGAAAACCAGACGCTGCCTTTAAAAACAACAGGAACAGTAGCTGTGATCGGACCATTGGTAAATAACGCAATCAACATGACCGGAACATGGAGTGTTGCCGCGAAGCATGAAAAATCAGTTAATTTAGTACAGGGTCTTCAGGCGAATTACGGTAAAAATGTTAAATTCATTTCGGCAAAAGGAGCCAATATTGACTATGACGCCAAACTGGAAGAAATCTATGCAGCCCACGGTAAAAAAACAGACAGGGACAATCGTTCAAAAGAAGCTTTGTTGAAGGAAGCCGTTGATGTAGCCAACAAAGCAGATGTTATCGTTCTTGCCATCGGAGAATCTGCTGAAATGAGCGGTGAATCTTCTTCAAGAACAGAAATTACCATTCCGCAGTCTCAGGTAGATCTTTTAAACGAATTGAAAAAGACGGGAAAACCGATTGCTATGGTGTTGTTCACAGGTCGTCCATTGGCACTTACCAATGTTAAAGACGCTCCGAATGCAATTCTTAACGCATGGTTTCCGGGTTCTGAAGCCGGAAATGCTATCGCAGATGTTCTTTTCGGAAAAGTAAACCCTTCAGGAAAACTGCCGATGACCTTCCCGAGAAGCTTAGGACAGGTGCCTATTTATTACAATGCAAAAAATACGGGAAGACCGCTGGATCAAAAGCTTGTCGACAAATGCGAATACCAGAGATTTCGTTCCAATTATATGGATGAATGTAATACACCGCTTTATCCTTTTGGATATGGTTTAAGTTATACTAAATTCAACTATTCGGATATTACGGTTTCCAGTGCCAATCCTAAAGGGAATCAAACCATTCAGGCTTCGGTTACGGTAACGAATTCCGGAAATTATGACGGAGCAGAAGTTGTGCAGCTTTACATCAGAGACATGGTCGGAAGTATCACAAGACCTGTAAAAGAATTGAAAGGATTCCAGAAAGTGATGCTTAAAAAAGGAGAATCTAAAAAGGTTACCTTTAGCATCAGTCCGGAAAATCTGAAATTCTATAACGGAGACCTGAAATACGATTGGGAGCCGGGGGAATTTGATATCATGATCGGAACAAGTTCCGAAGAGGTGAAGCATTCAAAAATCAACTGGACAAAATAA